In one Lycium barbarum isolate Lr01 chromosome 7, ASM1917538v2, whole genome shotgun sequence genomic region, the following are encoded:
- the LOC132601652 gene encoding uncharacterized protein LOC132601652 yields the protein MKHQPNKYYLGGRVDFIDYVNDTELNLSQFKYMAELCGYEGDSVTFWHLCGRYGNRMRLISTDVEATIVAKSIPDNKVVEVYFEHLDSYIGRTIHTNEVGRAEQEKEVHSEHSSGDDEFEDSENDFLDDDDLLGSNTNVNHRYEVSEEVKKKMAAEEGDSDCVDSDDTKSLECGSDGDSFNFPKFNPKTDGDKPVLALELTFENKNEFKYAVITHEVNQGKYIKWCKNDRERVRATCGHPDCNWEILASRIHRDSAFQIRTYNHTHRCRNWNHRNKSINSSYIARRYLKAIGSNRSWAISEFRDHVSMELRVQVTLSQCRRAKRKALALIDGDLNAQYKVLWNYCNEIGRTNPNTSVYMKLVENEVPDKPKRFQRIYICFGGCKEGFKSGCRRIIGIDGCWLKGPMYGTQLLTAVGIDPNNNIFPIAYAVVEKERKESWEWFLNYLKIDLDIDDTSTWTFMSDKQKGLIEAFNEVLPYVSHRFCVRHLHNNFKRAGFGGDSLKNALWKAARATTVEWFDDCMVDIFDLDPEAVDWLKNKPPTEWSKSHFSETVKCDTLLNNICECFNSMILEARDKPIITLLEKLRYLLMSRMQANRDKGAQWNVGDICPRIKDVLHKNQAKAAEFIPRKSNEWNYEIIGASIMNNWAVDLLNRKCSCRRWDLTGIPCKHAIAAIWAKHDDINSYVDDCYKVETYRKIYAFSILPMNGQEMWPKSKNIPPLPPRLVRRGPASEEHMKATQESGVKIFAAIEG from the exons ATGAAGCATCAGCCTAACAAATATTATCTTGGTGGGCGTGTAGATTTTATTGACTATGTTAATGACACAGAGTTGAATTTGTCACAATTCAAATACATGGCAGAACTATGTGGCTATGAGGGAGATTCAGTTACTTTCTGGCATTTGTGCGGGAGATATGGTAACCGAATGCGACTTATTTCTACTGATGTGGAAGCAACTATTGTAGCCAAAAGTATTCCAGATAACAAGGTGGTCGAAGTATACTTTGAACATCTTGATTCATATATTGGAAGGACTATACATACTAATGAAGTTGGTAGAGCAGAACAAGAAAAAGAAGTACACAGTGAGCATTCTTCGGGTGATGATGAATTTGAAGACTCAGAAAATGATTTTCTAGATGATGATGATCTCTTGGGAAGCAATACCAATGTGAATCATAGATACGAAGttagtgaagaagttaaaaaAAAGATGGCAGCTGAAGAAGGTGATTCGGATTGTGTTGACTCAGACGATACAAAGAGCTTAGAATGTGGCTCTGATGGTGACAGCTTCAACTTTCCAAAGTTCAATCCTAAAACAGACGGGGATAAACCAGTGTTGGCATTAGAACTAACATTTGAAAACAAGAATGAGTTCAAATATGCTGTAATAACTCATGAAGTTAACCAAGGGAAATACATAAAGTGGTGCAAGAATGATAGGGAAAGAGTGAGAGCAACTTGTGGTCATCCAGATTGCAACTGGGAGATTTTAGCTTCAAGAATACATCGAGATAGCGCATTCCAGATCAGAACATACAATCACACTCATCGTTGTAGGAATTGGAACCATCGTAACAAATCAATTAATTCATCTTATATTGCACGAAGATACCTTAAGGCCATAGGCTCAAATAGGTCTTGGGCAATCTCCGAATTCAGAGATCACGTTAGTATGGAGCTAAGAGTCCAGGTGACATTATCACAATGTAGAAGGGCTAAGAGAAAAGCACTTGCATTGATTGATGGAGATCTTAATGCTCAATACAAGGTATTGTGGAACTATTGCAATGAGATTGGTAGGACAAATCCAAATACCTCTGTCTATATGAAATTGGTTGAAAATGAGGTGCCCGACAAGCCTAAGAGATTCCAGCGAATTTACATTTGTTTTGGTGGTTGTAAAGAGGGGTTCAAGAGTGGTTGTCGAAGAATAATTGGGATCGATGGTTGTTGGCTTAAGGGCCCAATGTATGGAACTCAATTGTTAACTGCTGTTGGAATTGATCCAAATAACAATATCTTTCCAATAGCATATGCAGTTGTagagaaggaaagaaaggaatcATGGGAATGGTTTTTGAATTATTTGAAGATTGACTTAGACATTGATGATACTAGTACTTGGACCTTCATGTCGGATAAGCAAAAAGGTTTGATTGAAGCGTTCAATGAGGTATTGCCATATGTTAGTCATCGATTCTGTGTGAGACACCTCCATAACAACTTCAAGAGGGCCGGATTCGGTGGTGACTCACTCAAGAATGCCCTTTGGAAGGCTGCAAGAGCTACGACAGTAGAGTGGTTTGATGATTGCATGGTTGATAtctttgatcttgatccagaAGCTGTTGATTGGCTCAAGAACAAGCCACCTACTGAATGGTCTAAATCTCACTTTTCCGAAACTGTGAAATGTGATACCTTACTCAATAATATATGTGAATGTTTTAATAGCATGATCCTTGAGGCTAGAGATAAGCCGATTATCACTCTATTGGAGAAGTTAAGGTACTTACTTATGTCGAGGATGCAAGCAAATAGGGATAAAGGTGCCCAGTGGAATGTTGGTGATATTTGCCCTAGGATTAAGGATGTATTGCACAAAAATCAAGCTAAGGCAGCTGAATTTATTCCTAGGAAATCAAATGAGTGGAATTATGAGATAATAGGGGCAAGCATAATGAACAATTGGGCTGTGGATTTACTAAATAGAAAATGCAGTTGTAGGAGATGGGATCTAACAGGAATTCCTTGCAAACATGCCATTGCCGCAATTTGGGCTAAACATGATGACATTAACTCATACGTGGATGATTGTTATAAGGTAGAAACTTATAGAAAAATCTATGCATTTTCTATTCTACCTATGAACGGTCAAGAGATGTGGCCTAAGTCGAAAAACATACCTCCTTTGCCTCCACGGTTG GTGAGAAGAGGACCTGCTAGCGAAGAACATATGAAAGCAACTCAAGAAAGTGGAGT GAAAATTTTTGCTGCTATAGAAGGATAA